The DNA segment ATTTTTTTACGTTCTTCTTCAAGATAGTCAACGTGTTCCGACATCATTCTCACCTTCAGACTAGTGCCGTTTCAATTATCTAAGTTTAACTTTTGCTGATTTTTTTTATTGCGATATGCTACGTATCTATTCAGAGCGATTTTAAGCTCATTGTGGTTTTGATAATTAGTTCCGCGTATGACGAATTCCTTAACATGGGTAAACTGACATTCGATAGGATTTAGCCATGATGCGTTGGTCGGCGTCCAGATCAGATGAATATTGTTCTCGCGACAGTACCGCAGAACCTTGTCCTTGCGGTGCGGCGAGAAATTGTCCAGTATCAGATGGATCCGCTGGTTCGCAGGATACTTTTTCCTGGTCAGTTTCAAAACTTCCAAGAACTCCTGATGCCGCTTGCGTGGCCGAACATATCCCCAGAGCTTTTTCTGATGGACATCGTAAAACGCCAGCCAGTGCTGAACGCCGTGTTTGCGGGTATAGGTCGCAGGCAGCCTCTTGGGATGGTCGGTATGACAGTAATTCCGGCCTGGCTGAGGACGAATCTCCAGCGGTCCGAACTCGTCGAATGATATGGTCGGCCCGTTTGAGGCCGGCTGGTTCACATATCTGCGAATTAGTTTTTTTTAGACTTGAGATTGGGGTCGTTGCACTCTTTCCACGTCTTTGTCCGCCGGAGCTTGACCTTCTTTTCACGCAGGATGGTCCTGAGTGTTTCAATGCTGATCGTAGGAACGATCTTTTCCTGGACAAGATATTCACGCAGTTTTTCCAGGGACCACCGCTTAAAAGGGCAGTCCAGAAGATCGGGCGGACATTTTGCAGTCTCGGCAATAATGGCCTTGTCGTCCTCGGTAAACTCCGGCGGTCTTCCCGGCCGGGGCTTGGGCTCCAACGCCTTAAGGCCGCGTTGGTTAAAGTCTTTGATGATGGCCCTGACATGGTGCGGCGAATAGTGAACCAGCTCGGCGATAGCAGGAACTTTATAGCCCTGGTTAGAGGCAAGAATGACTTGGCCGCGACGAATCTTGATTCGGCTTTTGCTGCTGCGGAGTATCCGCTGAATTTGCTGGCCTTCACTGGTACTGAGGTCTCTGGCGTACAGACACATAAGAAATCCCTTTCTCTGCTTGTAAGCGTGAAATTATTTCTTCGTGTCATTCTATATAATACCAGATTATGCATGGCGCAAGTCTTAAATCATGGAAAAGTTAAAATTATATTTTTGAAACGGCACTAGTGCCGTTTCAATTATCTAAGTTTAACTTTTGCTGATTTTTTTTATTGCGATATGCTACGTATCTATTCAGAGCGATTTTAAGCTCATTGTGGTTTTGATAATTAGTTCCGCGTATGACGAATTCCTTAACATGGGTAAACTGACATTCGATAGGATTTAGCCATGATGCGTTGGTCGGCGTCCAGATCAGATGAATATTGTTCTCGCGACAGTACCGCAGAACCTTGTCCTTGCGGTGCGGCGAGAAATTGTCCAGTATCAGATGGATCCGCTGGTTTGCCGGATACTTTTTCCTGGTCAGTTTCAAAACTTCCAAGAACTCCTGATGCCGCTTGCGTGGCCGAACATATCCCCAGAGCTTTTTCTGATGGACATCGTAAAACGCCAGCCAGTGCTGAACGCCGTGTTTGCGGGTATAGGTCGCAGGCAGCCTCTTGGGATGGTCGGTATGACAGTAATTCCGGCCTGGCTGAGGACGAATCTCCAGCGGTCCGAACTCGTCGAATGATATGGTCGGCCCGTTTGAGGCCGGCTGGTTCACATATCTGCGAATTAGTTTTTTTTAGACTTGAGATTGGGGTCGTTGCACTCTTTCCACGTCTTTGTCCGCCGGAGCTTGACCTTCTTTTCACGCAGGATGGTCCTGAGTGTTTCAATGCTGATCGTAGGAACGATCTTTTCCTGGACAAGATATTCACGCAGTTTTTCCAGCGACCACCGCTTAAAAGGGCAGTCCAGAAGGTCGGGCGGACATTTTGCAGTCTCGGCAATAATGGCCTTGTCGTCCTCGGTAAACTCCGGCGGTCTTCCCGGCCGGGGCTTGGGCTCCAACGCCTTAAGGCCGCGTTGGTTAAAGTCTTTGATGATGACCCTGACATGGTGCGGCGAATAGTGAACCAGCTCGGCGATAGCAGGAACTTTATAGCCCTGGTTAGAGGCAAGAATGACTTGGCCGCGACGAATCTTGATTCGGCTTTTGCTGCTGCGGAGTATCCGCTGAATTTGCTGGCCTTCACTGGTACTGAGGTCTCTGGCGTACAGACACATAAGAAATCCCTTTCTCTGCTTGTAAGCGTGAAATTATTTCTTCGTGTCATTCTATATAATACCAGATTATGCATGGCGCAAGTCTTAAATCATGGAAAAGTTAAAATTATATTTTTGAAACGGCACTAGTTTATATCTCTTTTCTTAAGCAATCTTATTGAAGCTAGGTTTACTTCATCCTGTTTTTTTTATTTTAGAGTCTTCCTGCTCCCGCACGATCTTTTCTGCTTTTTTCCTTTTTAGTGCTCTGTTTTCTTCAGACAAATATTTCTTTTTAACAACTTGATACAAACTTCGGGACGCTTTACTAATATCATTTGAAAATTGTAAAACCCCTTTTCTTACGGCCTCATAGTCCTTGAAAAATAAATAGAGGGCACACAGGACAGCTACTACTTCAATAGATCCTTTTTTAATAGCAGTAGTACTCACCTCTATTCTTCCGTATCCAAACCGTCTATCCGCTATTTTTTGTAATTCTTTCGAAGTTGTTTCAAGAACGCTCTTCTTTGAAGTATCGTCTAGTACATGAAAGAACTTAGTTTTAGGAATAGGAAACCTCACCGTTAGCTCGGCAACTGTCCTTGACCCGCCATCTGGTAACCATAGTTTATTAACGATTACTTCAACTCGAGGATATGGCGGCCCAAAACCGCATTCACAGCCTGGTGGCTTGACCCCGAAAAACTGTACCGTTGCTGATTAGAGAGTATCCGTTATAATTTGTTAGTTTTTATGGAAAGGATGCTCTTATGAAACGCAAGAATCACAGTCCCGAACAGATTGTCAAGATGCTCCGCCAGGCGGATGCTGTAATCGGCTCCGGCGGTACGGTCCAGCAGGCCTGCCGTGAGCTGGGCATCAGCGAGGCGACCTACTACAACTGGCGCAAGCAATACGGCCGCATGAAGCTCGACCAGGTCAAGCAGCTCAAGGCCCTGCAAAAAGAGAACGCCCAGCTCAAAAAGCTCGTTGCCGACCAGGCACTGGACAACGCCATACTCAAAGAGGCGCTTTCGGGAAATTACTGAGCCCGGCCCGGAGACGCAAAGCGGCCAGGCATGTTCAAAAGAGTCTGGCCGTATCCGAGCGTCGGGCATGCAAGGTGATAGGTCAGCCGCGAGCCAGCCAGCGGTATAAACCTCAGCAGCAGCCAACGAACACGGCACTGACCAGCAAGATAATCGAGCTGGCAAAGGAACACCAAAGCTACGGCTACAGGTTTATAACGGCCAAGCTTCGTCAGCATGGCTGGCGTGTAAATCATAAACGAGTTCAACGAATATGGCGAAAGGAAGCATTACAGGTGCCTCACAGACGCAAAGGACGAAAAACGAAAGGCAACAGCGACAACAGCTGCAGCGTGCAAAAAGCCGACTACAAGGACCATGTCTGGACGTATGATTTCGTCAGCGACCAGAGCGAGGACGGTCGCAGTCTGAAGTTTCTCACGGTGCTCGATGAGTTCACGCGTGAGTCGCTTACGATAGAAGTAGGCAGGTCGATCAAGTCGGGCGATGTGGTTGAAACGCTGGAATACCTGTTTGCGGTCCGAGGCGTGCCTGGGTTTATACGTAGCGACAACGGGCCGGAATTTGTGGCTAGTGCGATCAAGAAGAAGCTCGGCAAAAAGAACGTCGAAACGCTTTATATCGAGAAGGGTCAGCCGTGGGAAAATGGCTTCATCGAATCGTTCAACGGCAAGTTCAGAGATGAGGTGCTCAATCGTGAGCTGTTTTATTCGGTTAAGGAAGCGAAAGTGATTGTCGAACAGTGGCGGATGGAATATAATAACCATCGGCCGCACAGCGGGCTGGACTACGCGACCCCGGCCGAGTTCGCCGCCACGTGCATTGCTTCCGCTTCGCCTACGGCTCAGCTACAGCAATATACGACAGATGAGAAGGACAACTCTCTAACAGTAGCTGGTACATAATTCGGGGGCAGGTCACTGGTGGGTGCTTGTGGGCATTACACATTTTATTTCTCGCAGTGAACTATTTTCGTGGACCGCAATACAAACTGGTGCCTCTGCAAAGTTGAAGAAATCTACGCTGGTTGCCAACGTCTTAGGGATCACAAGCTCAGATTCTCAAGTCAAACCGTTTTCTGGCGTAGGTATTTATACAAGGATTTGCTTTACTTTGCAAGATGAGAATTAAAAGTATGTCTAGATTTCAGCTTAATCTGGTTTGGGGGCTTTTGGGTTGCCTGAACTGTTATTGGGGGGTGCTTTTGGGGTTTAGGGTCCATTTCAGGGTACCGGTCAGGTGGTTTATGGAGTTTTTATCTTTGTAGTGTTTTGGGGGGCCGAGGGCGGTGTAGAATTGTCTGCCGCCGTCGAATTGGTGGCACC comes from the Anaerohalosphaera lusitana genome and includes:
- a CDS encoding transposase, whose product is MNQPASNGPTISFDEFGPLEIRPQPGRNYCHTDHPKRLPATYTRKHGVQHWLAFYDVHQKKLWGYVRPRKRHQEFLEVLKLTRKKYPANQRIHLILDNFSPHRKDKVLRYCRENNIHLIWTPTNASWLNPIECQFTHVKEFVIRGTNYQNHNELKIALNRYVAYRNKKNQQKLNLDN
- a CDS encoding helix-turn-helix domain-containing protein, with the translated sequence MCLYARDLSTSEGQQIQRILRSSKSRIKIRRGQVILASNQGYKVPAIAELVHYSPHHVRAIIKDFNQRGLKALEPKPRPGRPPEFTEDDKAIIAETAKCPPDLLDCPFKRWSLEKLREYLVQEKIVPTISIETLRTILREKKVKLRRTKTWKECNDPNLKSKKN
- a CDS encoding transposase, whose product is MNQPASNGPTISFDEFGPLEIRPQPGRNYCHTDHPKRLPATYTRKHGVQHWLAFYDVHQKKLWGYVRPRKRHQEFLEVLKLTRKKYPANQRIHLILDNFSPHRKDKVLRYCRENNIHLIWTPTNASWLNPIECQFTHVKEFVIRGTNYQNHNELKIALNRYVAYRNKKNQQKLNLDN
- a CDS encoding helix-turn-helix domain-containing protein — encoded protein: MCLYARDLSTSEGQQIQRILRSSKSRIKIRRGQVILASNQGYKVPAIAELVHYSPHHVRVIIKDFNQRGLKALEPKPRPGRPPEFTEDDKAIIAETAKCPPDLLDCPFKRWSLEKLREYLVQEKIVPTISIETLRTILREKKVKLRRTKTWKECNDPNLKSKKN
- a CDS encoding IS3 family transposase (programmed frameshift), with product MKRKNHSPEQIVKMLRQADAVIGSGGTVQQACRELGISEATYYNWRKQYGRMKLDQVKQLKALQKENAQLKKLVADQALDNAILKEALFGKLLSPARRRKAARHVQKSLAVSERRACKVIGQPRASQRYKPQQQPTNTALTSKIIELAKEHQSYGYRFITAKLRQHGWRVNHKRVQRIWRKEALQVPHRRKGRKTKGNSDNSCSVQKADYKDHVWTYDFVSDQSEDGRSLKFLTVLDEFTRESLTIEVGRSIKSGDVVETLEYLFAVRGVPGFIRSDNGPEFVASAIKKKLGKKNVETLYIEKGQPWENGFIESFNGKFRDEVLNRELFYSVKEAKVIVEQWRMEYNNHRPHSGLDYATPAEFAATCIASASPTAQLQQYTTDEKDNSLTVAGT
- a CDS encoding ThuA domain-containing protein, with the protein product MKARYPGKVFGDYFPLAWCHQFDGGRQFYTALGPPKHYKDKNSINHLTGTLKWTLNPKSTPQ